The Flavobacteriales bacterium genome contains the following window.
TCGATAGAGATCAACAAGGTTACGTTACGGTAAAACTAAGGGTTCATATCAATTTTGAACTAGAGCGCTTGATTTTAGGTTTTGGGGAAACTATTGAAGTTTTAGCCCCTCGATTGCTGCGGAAGAGAATTAGTAAAAAGCTCAATAAAGCAGCAGCTCAATATGGATAAAAGGAGGTCATTTCTTCCCTCCTTTCATTATTTTATAAGCCAACCAGCCAATCCCAATTACAAAATGTAAAGCGACAATTCCAAAAATAATATAAGGCGTATTTGAGCTCATTTACTGTTCTATAAAATTGATTTCATGGGTAACAGTTGCAAACTGTCTGAACATCTCAAAAACACCACAATAACGTTCTATTGAAAGGTTGACTGCCTTTTCTAATTTTACTTGATTCATTGCTGTACCCTCAAAAGTATATACAACATGTACTTTGTCATAAACTTTAGGATGCTCTTCTGTTAAGCTCCCCTCAACATCTACTGTAAACTTTGAAACACTTTCGGCTGTCCGCATTTTTTTCATTAGTGATGCTACATCCATTCCTGTGCATCCACTCAATGAACTTAGCATTAAGACCTTGGGTCTTACTCCATTTCCCTCTCCTCCTACTGCATCGTCAGCATCTAAGGCTACCTCTCCTCCTATTACTGTAGAATTAAAGGCCATCTTTCCTTTCCATTCTGTTTTTATCTTATGATTCATAATTATTGCTTTGATCTCCAAAGATCCTAAATTTAGAGGAATTATTAGGTAACAAAAGTCATTCTTCTTCCCTGTACGTTTTTGTCTTTGTTCCATTCTCTTTTTTCTAGTTATACTGCCCGTCTAGTTCTCGATACAATTTATTTTTTTTCAAAAATCAATTACTCGAACTGACTCGACCATAAGCTAATTATTGACACTCATGATGCTTTCATCTAGAGCGTACTATCTATGGTGTAATCTTTTTTCTCTATTCTCTGCTCTTTATTCTCTACTCTATATTCTCTGTTCTCTCCTCCCTATTCTTTTGTATAAAAAAAGACTCAAGAATGAAAGACTTGTAATAATGCTATATTCAATGTAAAATGCATGAGATTGCTTCTACCCTATCTTCTAGTTACAATACCCGTCTAGTTCTCGATACAATTTATTTTTTTCAAAAATCAATTACTCGAACTGACTCAATCATAAGCTAATTATTGACACTCATGATGCTTTCATCTAGAGCGTACGATGTATGATCTTATCTTTTTTCTATATTCTCTGTTCTCTCCTCCCTATTCTCAGCTCTTTATTCTCATTCCCAACTAATACTTAAACCTTAATCCTCAACAATCTAATTCTTAAGAAAAGTTAAACAACTTAAACTTTGAATTTAGATGTCAGGTTCAACATAAAAAACGACTACTTTTGTAGTACTATGAACGAATCAAATATTCCATTAGAAATCAGTAACCAAGTTTCTCCTTTAATTCTTGATTATACTAACGAAAAAAAGGCTACTCAACCTTTTTATACCTACCCCAATAACCTAGAGGGTTTTAAAAGTAAAATCCAATCAACTCAATTCACAAAAACGCAAAGAGCATTGCTTGTTCAACAACTTAAACAACAATACGCTACTAACAATATTCCTGCTCCAAAACGAATTGACTCCTTACTCAACGAAAACACTTTTGTTGTAACGACCGGACATCAACTATGTTTATTTGGAGGTCCTCAATATTTTATTCATAAAATTGTTTCTACAATAAAATTAGCTCAACAACTTAAAGATCAGTTCCCTACCTATAACTTCCTCCCTCTATTTTGGTTGGCGAGTGAAGACCATGATTTTGAAGAAATTAGCCACGCACATATTTATCGAACAACGATACAAAGCACTACCGACCTTAAAGGAGCTGTTGGTCGAATGCCTATGACTATTTTTAAAGATTCCTACCAAGAACTTTTTGAACTTTTAGGAGATAGAGTGCCCCCTATCCAAGAACTTTTTGACGTTAATTTTAAGTCTACAACATTAGCTCAAGCAACCACAAAATGGGTAAATCAACTCTTTGAAAATACAGACTTAATAATTTTAGACGGCGATGATAAAGCCTTAAAAAGAAGCTTTATTCCAACGATTCAAAAAGAATTAGAAAATGAAGATTCTTTTAATACTATCAACTCAACTTCAGCCAAATTAAAAGAACTTGGATATAAAGCACAAGTTACCCCAAGAGCTATTAATCTCTTTTACCTAAACAACAACTTAAGAGAACGCATTGTTTTGGATAATAAAGTATATCGTGTTTTAAATACTGACATCACATTTTCTAGTGAAGAAATTCTAGAAGAGCTTTCAAACCACCCGGAACGTTTTAGTCCTAATGCTGTTTTAAGGCCTGTTTACCAAGAAGCTATTTTACCAAACTTAGCTTACATAGGAGGCCCAGGAGAACTAGCTTATTGGCTACAATTGCGTTCTAATTTTGATCAGTTAAACATTCCTTTTCCTGTGTTGGTTTTACGCGACCTCATTGTCACTACAGATGACAAAACACTTGCAAACATCCATAAGCTCAACCTCAAACTTGAAGATTTTTTCTTAAATGAGGACGACTTAATCAAAAAGTACCTTAAAAACACCCCTTCTACACACCTTGATTTTGAGATTGAGTTAAATGCTTTGCTAGAACTAAAAAGTCGAGTACTAGAAAAAACACAAGGCGTAGATCATTCATTAACAGGAATGGTTGAAGCCGAATTTGTAAAAATGCGAAAAGGTATTGAACGCATTAACCAAAAAACTCAAAAGAGCATTAAACAACGTGAGGAAGTGGCTTTAAATAAGATTAAAAATATTAAACAGAAAATCACTCCAAATGATAAATTAGCTGAGCGAAAAGAGAGTTTTATCCCTAATTATCTTCAAAACCCAAGCCAATACATCGAAAAACTGATACATATTAGCAACCCTTTCATCAGCGAAATCAAAGTGTTTAAACAATAAAAAAAAGAATTTTATCGTTTAATTTGCCAGATAGACCTGTTAACATTAGATTTGTTTCAAACATTCTATAATACGAAAGGAAAATAGCAACTTTAATTGAAGTCTACTCTAACATCAAACAAGTTTCTATACTTAGTATAAAAAAAGACCTACAAAAGTTACCTTTAACACTTCCACTCTAAAGATAACTTTTGTAGGTTTTATTTTTTAGTAAAATATTACTACACTATTTTCTTAGGTGATTAATCACCTCTGCTGCTGCATACAAGCCAAAAATCGCAGGCATAAATGAACTTGTCCCATAAAACGATTTCTTAAAATTTGTTCCATCAGTTAATTGTAACGAAGAAGCCAAAGGTGTTTCAGGAGAGTATACAGCACGAATACCTCTATTAATATTATCTTTCTTAAGACGCTCCTTAATTCGCTTTCCTAATTTACAACCTTTTACTTTAGCAATATCTTTAACAGTTACCTGATGGGGATTCATCTTTCCTCCGGCTCCCATCGAACTAACACATTTTACCTTGTTATACCTACAAGCTTTGATTAGGCTTACTTTTGGAGAGATACTATCGATACAATCCATTACATAATCAAAATTACCTGCTTTTAAGATTTCGTCCATACGCTCAGGATTCAAAAACTCATCAATTTGAGTAAGCGCTAATGTTGGGTTAATATCCAGTAAACGTTTTCCTACTTCTTCTACTTTTTGCTTACCTACTGTTGAATGTAAAGCAGGTAGTTGCCTGTTAATATTGGTGATATCGACATCATCTCCAT
Protein-coding sequences here:
- a CDS encoding OsmC family protein, with amino-acid sequence MNHKIKTEWKGKMAFNSTVIGGEVALDADDAVGGEGNGVRPKVLMLSSLSGCTGMDVASLMKKMRTAESVSKFTVDVEGSLTEEHPKVYDKVHVVYTFEGTAMNQVKLEKAVNLSIERYCGVFEMFRQFATVTHEINFIEQ
- the bshC gene encoding bacillithiol biosynthesis cysteine-adding enzyme BshC yields the protein MNESNIPLEISNQVSPLILDYTNEKKATQPFYTYPNNLEGFKSKIQSTQFTKTQRALLVQQLKQQYATNNIPAPKRIDSLLNENTFVVTTGHQLCLFGGPQYFIHKIVSTIKLAQQLKDQFPTYNFLPLFWLASEDHDFEEISHAHIYRTTIQSTTDLKGAVGRMPMTIFKDSYQELFELLGDRVPPIQELFDVNFKSTTLAQATTKWVNQLFENTDLIILDGDDKALKRSFIPTIQKELENEDSFNTINSTSAKLKELGYKAQVTPRAINLFYLNNNLRERIVLDNKVYRVLNTDITFSSEEILEELSNHPERFSPNAVLRPVYQEAILPNLAYIGGPGELAYWLQLRSNFDQLNIPFPVLVLRDLIVTTDDKTLANIHKLNLKLEDFFLNEDDLIKKYLKNTPSTHLDFEIELNALLELKSRVLEKTQGVDHSLTGMVEAEFVKMRKGIERINQKTQKSIKQREEVALNKIKNIKQKITPNDKLAERKESFIPNYLQNPSQYIEKLIHISNPFISEIKVFKQ
- a CDS encoding tRNA threonylcarbamoyladenosine dehydratase codes for the protein MSSNWLERAELLVGAEGSKKLKSSNVLIVGLGGVGSFAAEFIARAGIGKMTIVDGDDVDITNINRQLPALHSTVGKQKVEEVGKRLLDINPTLALTQIDEFLNPERMDEILKAGNFDYVMDCIDSISPKVSLIKACRYNKVKCVSSMGAGGKMNPHQVTVKDIAKVKGCKLGKRIKERLKKDNINRGIRAVYSPETPLASSLQLTDGTNFKKSFYGTSSFMPAIFGLYAAAEVINHLRK